The Drosophila yakuba strain Tai18E2 chromosome X, Prin_Dyak_Tai18E2_2.1, whole genome shotgun sequence DNA segment TGCCGTTGAGCAGGCGTGCTGCTGTCCTCGCTGGCAGCGTTATAGGGGGAGGGGAGGAGGGGGGGTACACAAACGTTATCGCAAACACAGGGCTCACAATTCTTTCTGCTTACCATTGACCACTTGACCCTGACTCAGGCCCAGTTGACGACTGCGtccaactgttgctgctgctgttgctgtgaccatgcccatgcccactcctgctcctgctcctgctcctgctcctgcacctgcacctgctcctccacctGCTTCTGCTAGCACTCCCAATCCTTTGGTGGCAGTGTTGGCAGTGTGGTTGCTGCCAAAGTTGATTATCCTTCGGGGCAGTTTCGttagctgttgctgctgcaatgccagcaattgctgctgttgctgttgctgctcctgctgctgctgctgctgctgacgtGCAGTGGCTATCTCACTTAGACTGGCTAAGGTCACCGCTGTTTTCAGCACATGCGCAGGCGTGGGCGATGTGGTTGCTGCCGTCGTCAACGTCGGCGTTGGCGTTCGcgttgctgctggtgatgtCGCTGGTGGCATGGAACGCTGTGACATTAAGGCCGTGTGTAGTATTGATGtatattgttgctgctgatgctgttgtggttgctgttgttgttgttgttgttgttgctgttgttgtttttgttgttgttgatgctcAAGTCTTTTGCTCTCTTCtaaactgttgctgctgctgcctgtcCTGCCGCTGGCCATAGTTCctattgctgctgttgctgctgtggcagtgttgctgttgcttctgctgctgctgctgttgctgctttggGAGTAATCCCTGGCAGTGTCGCAGCTGGCCGAGGATCGGGCTATCTGCTCGGCTGCCGCCGTCAAGGTGGCCAACGTGGCCGCCGCTCCGCTCAGCAGTGAAGTCTTCAAAATGGACGTGGATGCCGCGGAGGGTCGGGACGGCACATCCTGCTcttgctccagctccagctcatggtcctgctcctgctcctgttccagctcctgctcctgctctaGCTCCGACTCACCTTCCTCCGGATCGCGCTGGGTACCGATCTCGATCTTGATCTTGGGCAAGTTGCGCAGCaactggtgctgctgctgcctgcttCGACGCcgctcctgttgctgctgctgctgccgctccGGCATCGGATGTGGACCAGGTGGTTGTGGTGCCGACTGATGGTTGGCGGTGGTGGGCAGCAGTCCGTGCTCAAGCATCTGCTACCTTATGCTCGCCGAGTTGAGCACGAAGGGCACATAGAACATCTTGCTCTCGAGCAGCAGACTGGCCGCAGCCTGAATCTGCAAGGGGATCGGGTTAGAGCAGCGATGAGTCACAGGAAAATACAGATTGATGGCTTcgttggaaaaaaaaagagtacTACGTGTGATTAGTGGCCACTTACCTCGGGTATGTGGGAGAGCAGTTCACTGAGCCTCGCCTGCGGATTCTGCGGCGACGAGTTTTGCAGGTAGGATCGCAGCACCTGGACGTACCGCTCCTGGATGCTCTCCAGTTCCACTTCTGCTGGATTTACATAACGAACGAAAAACGGTAACATGAGCACTGTATGAATGGGTGTTTTGCAAATCGAACCACGTACCTTTGTTCAGCAGTATGTAGACCTTTAGGCAGACGTACTCCTCCATCTTGAGCTTGATGCGCCGGAACATGATGGTGATCTGGGTCATCTTGTCCACCATGTGCCCAACGTCCAGCTTCAGCTGCTCCATCGCTATCGGCTGGCCCATTAACGTGGTCAGGCAGGTTTGCAGGGTGCTCAGGTGCGAGTTCACCTCGCTGACAAACTCCGGGTCATCCTTGTGAAGTGGCTGGGCGGGCGAGGGTATCGGCGTGCTCAACGGCGTGCCAGTGGGCGTGTTCAGTGGCGTTGATGCCGGCGAACCATGCCTGCtgccaccacctccaccttcGCCGCGCCGCTTGCCATGCAACGCCTGGTAGGCGGCCGTGGTGAGGATAAGGATCTCGTGCCACTTGTCCGTCAGTAGTTTGGTGTGTATCTCCACGGGGATCTCCAGGTAGAAGGGCAACTTCTTTGTCCACGACACCAGCTTGTGGACTATGGAATCGCCGATGTTGCACAGTTTCTCGCTAATCTCCGACTTGTCCTCGAGGAACTCGCTGAAGTGCGGCAGTGTGGCAATGTCCTCCATCGCATCGCAGTCGATCAGCGTCTGGATCATGCCCAAGGCGTGCTCGTACGAGATCTGTCGGTCCTTGGACGAACTGACCGCCGAGTCGAGGCGGTGGCGCAGATGCACAATCTCGCTGGGATTGGTCAGGGCCGTTTTCAGTATCGTTCCGTTCACCAGGTGCGGCGGCAGTTGGGCTCCACCGCCAGCTcctccgccaccaccaccttgttgctggtggtgatTTTGGTGCTgtccctgctgctgctgctgctgctgttgctgctggtgctgcgagCTAAGCGAGAGATGCGGCGAggcctgctgttgctgctgctgttgctgttgttgctgcgccGGACTGTGCATGGGTGGTGCTTGCAGCAACTCCGGCTTCAAAGCGGGGCCGAGGAACATGGGCTTCATGTCCACCACGCTGCCCATCAGCttggcctgctgctgctgttgctgttggtgctgcgCAGCTGCTGCCACCGCGGCggcaagttgctgctgctgcggcgagAGCAGGTGATGCGGCGACAgctgtgggtggtgctgctgctgcgcgtGGTGCGATTGGTGGccctggtggtggtgatggtggagCGGCGagtgcaactgctgctgctgctgctggtgctggtgctggtgctgttgatgctgctgctgttgctggtgctgctgctgcgccgccgcctgttgctgctgctgctgctgggcggcctgttgctgctgcttctggtTGGTCTTCTTGTGCTTCTTGTACTTCACCTTGTACAAATTGTAGACGGCGCCACTGTTGCGACCGCCTGGCATGCGATCCTCGCGAACGGCTGAAAGGAAAGGGATTCCCGGATTCCCGGATTCCCGGTTAGGCATCCGCGTGGTTTGGCCAGGGGAACAAAGTACTCACCTTGCAGCACCATGCCCTGCTCGATGCACTTCTTAAATCGACAATACTGACAACGGTTGCGCTGTGCTTTGGTTATCTCGCAGGTGCCGTCCGCCACGCAGGTGTAGACTCGTCGGTTCTGCACCGTCCGCTTGAAGAAGCCCTTGCACCTGAACACCAAGGAACACCAAGATTATTAGCCATGCTAACCATGTCCATTAAGGTTAGCGGGTGGTTACTTACCCCTCGCAGGTGATGATGCCGTAGTGCAGGCCGGTGGCCTTGTCCTCGCAGATCATGCACACGAGCGGCTGTTCGTCCTCGTCGGTTGGCTCGTGCGGCGCCTCCAGGTTGCGTCCGCCCATGCCGCCGCCAACGCCACCGAGACCCGTAGAGTTGCTGCTGccccactgctgctgctgggcactGAGATTGAGAGCCTGCAGCTGGCCGGGCGGCAATTGCGAGTAGTCGCCCGCCCACAGACGCTCCATGTTGAGGGCGTGCGGTGTGCGGAAGGGGTGTGGCCGTGATCTCATGTCCTGGATGCGCGTCTGTCCCAGCGAGAGCAGCAGTTGGGCGGCCTCCTCGTTGTTCTGCGGCGCCACCGATGAGGGAGTGAGTGGTCCGCCCACTCCGCCGCCAGACACCGAACCGCcgccggaggaggaggagggcgTCAGTGATCCCGCCGATGGCGAGGAGAGgcagtgctgctgctggcccagcgactgttgctgctgctgcgcttgctgctgttgctgttgctgctgcgactgctgttgctgctgctgctgctgctgttgctgttgcggctggTGGTGGGgcgactgctgttgctgctgcggatgctgGCCGTGGGACTGACCCGCCGAGGGTGGCGGTGGCTCGTAGCCCCAGACCATGGTGCGCACCCCGCAGCTCTCGCCCATTATGACGGTGGGCGTGCCACGGGGCGGCGTCTGGGAGGGCGTCTGCGGCGACAGCTgtgacgatgacgacgaggaggatGGATGCGGCGAGGGGCACTGTACGGAGCCACCACCGTTACCGCCACCCACGCCCACCGGCCGCAGGTTGCCCAGCGGTCCTCCAATCACCTCCGGCTTCACGCCATTGATCCTGGCATTGCTGAAGCACACCATTCGCTGGGCGgccactgctgctgcggcggcggctgctgctccacCCGCGGACTGCATCAGATGCGGCAGACCGGCGGCCACCTGCTGGTGCACTTCGCTCTTCACCCGAAACAGGATGGCCGCATCCCGATTGCTGTTCCTCAGCGCTAGGGAAGCGGGATGCATCAGGGCCAGTgcctgcggctgctgctggtggtgctgctgctgctgctgttgctgatgcagatgctgctgttgttgttgttgctgctgctgctgctgctgctgctgttggtggtgctgcagGAGCGGCGACTGTTGCTGGTGATGCGGCGACAAGTGCCGCTGGCCCACATTCGGTTCCTTCTTCACCCGCACCAGGGAGTGGGGCgagtgttgctgctgctgttgctgctggggaTGCGAtgcctgctgttgctgctgttgctgctgttgctgctggccaagtAAGTGATGCAGGTGGATGGCCTGCTGCTGGGTGAGATGTTGCATGGACTGGCTGAGCAGGTGCTCTGTGGGCGGGCTGCTCTTGCGCAGTGTCAGCGGCTGTGTGAGTTGCTGGTGAAGATGGTGTGTCTGCACGATGTTGGGTCCCAAACTGCCGTGCGACAGCTGAGTGGGTGGACTGGCGGAGACCCGGCTTAGGTGCTGCTGCGAGGAGCTGATGGACTGTTCTcgttcccgctcccgctcccgttCCCGATCTCGGTCTCGGTCCCGCTCGCGTTCCCTCTCTCGATCGCGTTCCCGCTCCCGTTCCCTATCCCTTTGTGTGCTGGATGTGGAGGATGGTGAGGCCGGCGGCGGTGGCTCCGATTTGATGCGCGATGGCGTCACTAGAACCGTCACATGGcccgccgccgctgctgctgctgcagctgccgctgcttTGGTCTCTTGCTCCCGCTGTTGATGGAACGCCAGCATCTTGCTGGATACGTTGAGCAACCGCTCCTCCTTCACGGAGCGTATCACACTCATTCCGGCCTCGCTCAGCTTAGCGCTGCTCCCGCTGGAAATCCCCGTGCCCGCCGAGGCGGAGGACAGCACTCCATTTGTGGGCGTGAGCGTTGGACGACCGGTGGTCGTTGTGGTCGAGGGCTTCTCTTCCAGCGAATCCGGAGAGGCTCGACTGCtaccgccgctgccgctgccattgccattgttttGGTGTTCATTGATGGCCACTCCAGCCGTTGGTCCGCCACTGGTGGCTCCTCCACCCGATGATCCGCTGCCGGCGCCAGCTGGTCCGCCTCCCTCGGGCGTGGCTGGACTGGATCTCGTTGGCTCGGCGGGCGGCGGTGACATCACCGTTGAGGCGGCGGCCGCCGAAATTGCGCTGCTCGACGAATGGATCTCCGTGTGCTCCTGCTTAATGCTGCCACATTTGCCcacacttccgtttccgtgACCATttccactgctgctgctgctggcgggGCAGGTGGCCGTGGAGGAGGCTCCAGCTGTCGGCGAGGCGGAGGAGTTGCTGGAGGATgacgaagaggaggaggaggaggaggacgtgTGCGACAgcgaggaggtggaggatgtGGCTGCCGCTGCCGTCGTGGACGACGTGGAGACGCAGGGTCCTGCTCCCGACGCTGTCACCGCTGTTGTGCCAGCTCCACCCGTTTCGGCCACCGCCGCCACGACCGCTGCCAGCGAGACGGTGACCGCCGATGATGCCGCCGTTAGGGGCAGGGGCAGCGACATGGGCAGTGGCAGCGACATGGGCAGTGGCAGGGTGAGTGGGAGGGGCAGTGATGACCCCGCCGTACCGCTGTCGCAGAGCTTCGGCGACATGGGCGCCAGCAGGTCCGGCGACGAGGTGGACGTGTCCGCTATGGACTCGCCGTCACTGCTGCATCGCGAATCGATTTTGCGCCGTTTGAGTTTGAGGTCTTGAAAAAGGCTCATTTTATCGAGCTCGCTGTACGGGCCACGGCTCAGTGTCATAATTCCTGCTGGGCGAAAGGGTAGGGGAGAAGATACGAAGTTGTTGGTTTAGTTGTTGGCCAATATTTGCAGCAGCATCGTCTGCAGGCTAAGCGTAACTTAGATGTACATATCTTAGGTCTACAAGATCACATTTAATCGATTTCAATATATAGTATACATTACAAAAGAAATCAGCAAACTCCAACTGATACAAACATAAACATTTCGTTTGAATCAAGTTTAAgcagatatatgtatgaataatatttctaGAACAACGGCTTATGTTTGGGAAATTTTCAGACAACGCATGGGTGGTTGGCGTTGACACGCATAAATAAGTTTGCATAAATTGCTTGCGGaagtttcttttctttccgaattttgttattttgttattggCTCGATTCGCTGATGATGAACACAAACAAATAACCAATCATTTGCATTCGCTTCCCCAAGCGAATAACTGGTTAACGCGGCCGAAACAGCGAAGATCTGGCCGAAAAGATATGATATGAGGAATTCGCTTAATTACACGACGAGCTTCATCGATCAGCACTCTTCGATTTGTGTCTGTTCTTTCTGCAAAATCTGCAAAATGGGTCAAAGCTAAGCTCTCCACCTCTTGCCTCTTTGGTGGctccccttttccccttttccctttGGATCAACAGGTTACACATGAGAACACATGTTGCATGTGCATTTGGATCCAGCATTCTTAAATCCTTACCACTTCTtgcgttgaaaagtatgctacaaaatTGTTCAAAATCCTGAATCCATTACGACTGTAAAACGGACAATTTTTACTCAAACGCGATTCGGAAAGCATTTTTAAGCTTCTTTTTCCCCGTcagcaaaaatttgtaaagcagaaaaacaaaatgtttttttttttaatttttgcaacttttgacaatggtaccccttacaaaaaaaaaaaaattaaaattcgaaaaaaaatatttttaacttaaattaaattgtttagaGCTGACAAACACGATTCTAAAAAtgcacaacattttggaataGCTCTTCAATTAGCGAAGCTATGAGCATTCAAGTGCAATgattgtacatacatacatacatatgtatgtattatataCATAGCGTACAACGTACGCTGTGATATCACTACGATTTAATTGCCTATATTTTGTAGGCCAATAGGTAAGCCGATTTACCACAGTGCACCTGGGCACCTGTATGTTTCAACTTTCGATATCTCCTGCGCTCTCTCTCCCTTGCTCCCTCTCGCTTCCTCTCGCTAGCTCCGTCTCTATCGTCACGGCTGCTCCATCGCCCTTTCCGATGTCCGCCCACGAAGCCACAGAGCTCTCGatcattcccattcccacttccactcccactctCATTCCCGTTCGAACTCCCCCTTTCACTATCTATCCCATGGCGATCTCTttacgcacgcacacactcacacatacacgcacTGGCGCTGAGAGATAAACTATGCAGCTTCGGGCGGCAAAAGTTCTCTCGTCGCGCATTCGGCGGCAATCGGCAATCGACAGTCGGCAGTCGGCGGCAGCGACGACAATgtcgtttgtgtgtgtatttttaaaatttgacctATTTTCATTATCAAGCGCAAGATTATTCTAAACAATAAAACCATGCGTGCCTCTCTGGGTCTATATCTTTTCGcccctctgtgtgtgtgtgtgtgtgtgtgtgtgcgtgcgtgcgtgtgtgtgagcgcGTGGAGCAGACTTCTACACGCAAGTGTAGAAGTATACATACTTCAGATATGTCCAGATACAGGGAGGTGTACGTAGGTACCTGTTACCCagaaactgcaactgcattcAAGCAAACTACAAATAGACCTTGCATCTAATCTTAACTCCAATCTTAACTAACTGAATAAGTTGATCATGATTATCAGAACACAATTAGTAACTAAAGTGGGATAAACTATTTCAGAATTTCAGATTGTTAAAGATGCAATGCTTATCTAGAGCACTTAACTTGAACAAGCGCGAGGTTTCGACTAAAACATACCcacatattttataatattcaGTAACATATAGTATATAGAAGCAAATATTGAATCAGGGAGAAAATTGATagctgtgttttttgtttttttttttggattagTATCTTGTTGGGTCGTTAGGCAATCGTGGTGCTTTCAGAAGGGGGAAAGGCGGTGGTCAAAAGGAAAACTTGCAGCCAAGTTTAACTTTTtcagcgtgtgtgtgtgtgtgtgtgtggtttctTTAAGTGTACAAGTGTCTAATGTTAGTGATCTTgatttgggttttttttcgaATATAGTCAGAAATTTACCTATGGATGTCATAATTTCGTTTTTTCTGTTCTTTGCCGATTGTTCAAATTtggataaaaacaaaaaattctcTTGTTTGCCgatcgttgttgttgttttggtttttgattttgttgttcttgtagctgtggattttcttttcttgccgatgttatttttgcatttgcatttgcttttgcatttgcttttgtgtgtgtttgggtttACTTGTGGGGGGGTTATCGTTATTTCATtgaatttggatttggatttgaatttgGATTTTGTacttgtatttgtatttgtaattgTATTTGCTTGGATTTTTGGTATTACTGTGACTCGTTCGGGAAGCATCTAGACTGCGTCCCTCCCCGCCCGCTGCCCCCTGAGCTGCAGAGCagagtggcagtggcagtacGCATTCCAGTGGGTGCTTTTTGTTGGGTGGTTGTGGGTTGGGGGGTTTTGTGGGGGTTTTGttcttgttttattgttttcttgttttcttgGCCAATTGCTGGTTGCTCCAGTTTAGTGCacttctttttgcttttttggggGTGGGGGAGTTGTGGGTTTTCGATGACTGCAATTTTGGTTGGTAAGAGGGGATAGAGAGCGTAAGTAATgcgtgtctctgtgtgtgtgtgggtgtgggaaGGGGTAGGGGGTAGGGCTAAGCCAGGGGGTGGCAGGGGTGGCTGGgcgtggtgggtggtggtgtcTTACGCATTTATGATTAGGCATGATTTACGGGGTGTATAGAGTATATAGATGGATGCAATACTAACGGCAAATGGGCGGCATACGAGACTTTTTCTTATAATAgttattgtaattgttgtaatggttattattattattgttgttgttgttgctgctattgttgttgttgttattgttgttggcaATGGCATTGCTGCttgtgttattattattgttgttgttgttgctgatggtattattgttattgttgcagttgctgttgttgttgtgcgaATTGCACTTGTTGCACTTGCTGGGGCCGCACGTGGCTGCCGATGCagttgctcctcctcctggctctgcagctcctgcagccgctcctgctgctgctcctgcttgaTTGTCCTGTCCAGCGCTATTATCCTGCGCTGTGGGCTCGTCCTTGGGGTGATCCGCGTCGGACGGGGATGCAGTGTCGCCGCTCGCCTTGCTCTTATCGCCGCCATGGTGATGATGGtagtgatggtggtggtggtggtagaTGTGGTGATGGCGATCGTTGTTGCCAAATGGTTCTTGCTCATTGCTATTTCCGCTTTGCAAACCGGAATCGCAGACATCGTTGCTGGTCGCgatgttgttattgttgctattgttgttgttgctgctgttgctgttgttgcggAGATtggtgttgttggtgctgccaTTGTTGGCGTGTGGCAGTTGCAggctgccgttgctgttgctgttgcacttCTTCAGCAGCGTCTTGTTCAGCGGCGTCTTGATAATGGTCAGCTTGTTGGCCACGTCGTTGACTGGCTTGGGCTCCTCCAGCTGGTGATCCAACTGCTCCGGCTGGTCGGGCCGATCCTCCGGCTGCTCGCGTCTACAGCCGTGGTTGCCATTGACCCGCTGCTCCTCGTGGCCGCCATTCTGCTGCACGGCGGCATAGCTGTCCGCTGCAGTTGCCTCCGTGGCCGAGGCCGTGGCCGTGGCTGCCTCTAGATCGGCAGCTGCCGCAACAACACTGCTGGCCTTGGATCCAGGCTCCAGGATCAGCGGCTGCTGGGCATTCATCTGGGCGGGCAGCTCTTCTTCTAGGTGGGCAGGTAGAGACGGACAAGCGAACGATGCTGGGCCATTTTGGCTGGTTGGCGTTGGCAATCACCGAGTAGTTTTAAACACATATCAAACGACACTTAGCGATCACAATAACCATTTGTTTGTcaacttcttcttcttcttttacagcatgttgcatgttgcgtAGTCACTGGGTTCGATTAGAAGTAGAAGCAGTCTGCGTCCATTGCCAAAACTTAAAgcactcgaaaaaaatatgtaaacatAATGAATCGATTGATGTTGCTGCTCCGTTTTTGATCCTCGAAATGAGACTGAGATTGGGATTGAGATTGAGACTGAGATTGGAGCAGAGATTGAAACTGAGACTGAGATTGAGATGAAGATTGAGATGGAGATTGAGACTGAGAAATGAGACTGtgtgtttttctgtttgtgtgtgtgtgcgtgtgtgtgtgcctgtgtttgcgtgtgtgtgtgtgggtggttggttcTGGGTGGTTCTGGTTGTCAGGGGTCTTTACTTGTAGGTCTCTTGGGTCAAAACTAGGGGCACATACCACTCTTGGCTTTCAGATTCTTGCCTATACTTTACATATACTGATGTGTTTTTCTTTATCTTTCGTTACCACTTGAAAACATTGacaaacttgaaaaaaaaggatttgGCGCGTACTGAACCGCTGGCTACCGTCAACCGTTAACCGTTTCGCCCGATATCGCCGCACTTTAGCCACTGGCCactgaaactgaaaaactaaactataGTTCGAGCCAAGTTCCGCGTCTGAGCGACGGCTGCTGCCGTGCcgtgttatttgttttttgttatttgtatttgtagcttcgttttttttttttttttttttttttttacgttttatgttttattttttgttgctgttgctgtttttgtttcagtttcggtttctgtttgcTGGAGATGTTGCTCCGCGGCCAACGTGCGTGCATGCGAACGaaataaagtgaaatgaaaGGAGTAAGCGAGCGAAAGAAAGCAGCAGCCAcgaaatgctgctgctgcctctgccgctgccggcgtcgcagtCGGCGCAAGCGTCGACTCCCCCTCCGCCCCACTAGCTCCACTTCCACTACTCGCTCGCACTCTCTCTccctcgctctctctctctccctccatctctctctctacCTCTCTCCGTCTATCGCGATCGAGCATTAGAAGCGTCGACGTCGGCAgcaaacgaaaatgaaaaccaatagacaaaacgaacaaaaaacaCTGAAAGCACACTCACTCTCTCACAGACacacgcagacacacacacgaacacacacgaagatacacagacacacgctCAGCAGGCAGCGGCGACGTCATAGTTATGCTTTGGCAGCGACGCAGACGCCAGCAGAGGCACTAGGCTCATTTTTGTCcacctctctctctctcactctaTCCCTCTCTCTATTGCACGCTGGCAGTCTCCCCTTTCCACCTACACCTCCACCCACCTCCACCCACctccaccacccacacacacacgcaataGGGTtcattgcaattgcaactgcaactgcaactgcattcTAGCTGCCACTAAAAACTTCACTCTCTCCCATCGCTTGTGTGTGCCCTTCTAGCGCCATCTCTCTTGCTCCCTTATCTAAGCACTGCATTCAAATTAGAATTGACTCGCAACAGCagcgcaacagcaacagcagcagcacatcagcagcagcacaagtTGCATTAAGTGTGTGCtgccagtgtgtgtgggtgtacttggtgttgctgttgctgttggtgtggACGTTGACCGGCGAGCTTAGGGGCGGCTTTCCAGGGGGTGGGGCACTCTGGAGGCAGAGGGGGGGGCACTGCCATTAGGGAGGAGCTTTCCTAGCTGCCCCGAAAAGCTCCAACTCTCATGCTAACTCGCCTTCttctccaccaccaccacccttCTCCTTGCTGCCTGCCGAGCGAAACTGTGCCAATGCACTTTCCACCGGGCGCGGAGGAGGGGAGCGGAGGGGGAGAGGAAGAGAGAGTAGATTGGAGGGGGGCGGTTTGGGGCACGAGTTCAGAGAGGGGTGCTCAGCAAAAGCTTTTCCTGCCGCCACAAGAGAGCGAGCTGCCGTGTGGCAGTTGCAGCACAGATTGTTGCTTCCTGCTTTCTGAGGCTTTCTGCTtccaaaccccaaaccccaaaacCCCAACCCCCACCTCCCATCCCCAATTCCCCGCATTGCCACTGTGGCAATGGAGTTCTGCGATCGGCGCGGGGTGGGGGGCTGTGGCCGTCTGTGGAAAGGTAAAAGTTAATTCGAACTAGAGCAACGGCAATAGCAACCCAACAATGGACAATGACAAGCGATTGCGCAACGTCGCGAGCGAACAGCGCAGCGGAGCTGAGGAAAAGCAaagcaacaatagcaacaacagcaacaacagcaacaacagcagcaacagcagcaacatgagtAACAGTAACAGCGGCAGCAATGGGGATCAATTGGCGCGGAAAACGAGGCAAACGGACAAGCAAGACGAGGAGGCTTGGATGGACAAAGGACTAGTGAGCCAGTGGACAAGTTCATCATCggcggacaaacggacaagtTCATCGGTAAACGGACAtgcggacaaacggacaatGGCAAAATTCGCGGGGCAGACAGCTTAACTGCGAGCAGTAGAAGCAATGTCATGAATTTCgacatggccaaaagcaatGTGGCTCATGTCTCGCATTACTTATTTATTCGCTATTCACTGTCCCCTGTCGAATGTCTGATGTCCACTATTCACTATTCACTATTCACTCTTTACTCCGCGTGCCTTTAGCAGTGCACCCACACCAGCATTCGGCATTTCTCTAATGCCCTTTCCATACGTTCGTTGACCATTGTCTGAAAGCACTTTCGATTTCAACTGCTgccagccgcagcagcagcaacactaacagcaaaagcaaaagcaaaagcaacaacgtGCAATAATTGTTTGGCGCACATTTCATTTCCTTATTGCTCACTGACATTTCGCTTCGCACTCACACAACGCAAA contains these protein-coding regions:
- the LOC120320967 gene encoding LOW QUALITY PROTEIN: hormone receptor 4 (The sequence of the model RefSeq protein was modified relative to this genomic sequence to represent the inferred CDS: substituted 1 base at 1 genomic stop codon), with the translated sequence MPGPALWSGIMTLSRGPYSELDKMSLFQDLKLKRRKIDSRCSSDGESIADTSTSSPDLLAPMSPKLCDSGTAGSSLPLPLTLPLPMSLPLPMSLPLPLTAASSAVTVSLAAVVAAVAETGGAGTTAVTASGAGPCVSTSSTTAAAATSSTSSLSHTSSSSSSSSSSSSNSSASPTAGASSTATCPASSSSSGNGHGNGSVGKCGSIKQEHTEIHSSSSAISAAAASTVMSPPPAEPTRSSPATPEGGGPAGAGSGSSGGGATSGGPTAGVAINEHQNNGNGSGSGGSSRASPDSLEEKPSTTTTTGRPTLTPTNGVLSSASAGTGISSGSSAKLSEAGMSVIRSVKEERLLNVSSKMLAFHQQREQETKAAAAAAAAAAAGHVTVLVTPSRIKSEPPPPASPSSTSSTQRDRERERERDRERERERDRDRDREREREREREQSISSSQQHLSRVSASPPTQLSHGSLGPNIVQTHHLHQQLTQPLTLRKSSPPTEHLLSQSMQHLTQQQAIHLHHLLGQQQQQQQQQQQASHPQQQQQQQHSPHSLVRVKKEPNVGQRHLSPHHQQQSPLLQHHQQQQQQQQQQQQQQQHLHQQQQQQQHHQQQPQALALMHPASLALRNSNRDAAILFRVKSEVHQQVAAGLPHLMQSAGGAAAAAAAAVAAQRMVCFSNARINGVKPEVIGGPLGNLRPVGVGGGNGGGSVQCPSPHPSSSSSSSQLSPQTPSQTPPRGTPTVIMGESCGVRTMVWGYEPPPPSAGQSHGQHPQQQQQSPHHQPQQQQQQQQQQQQSQQQQQQQQAQQQQQSLGQQQHCLSSPSAGSLTPSSSSGGGSVSGGGVGGPLTPSSVAPQNNEEAAQLLLSLGQTRIQDMRSRPHPFRTPHALNMERLWAGDYSQLPPGQLQALNLSAQQQQWGSSNSTGLGGVGGGMGGRNLEAPHEPTDEDEQPLVCMICEDKATGLHYGIITCEGCKGFFKRTVQNRRVYTCVADGTCEITKAQRNRCQYCRFKKCIEQGMVLQAVREDRMPGGRNSGAVYNLYKVKYKKHKKTNQKQQQQAAQQQQQQQAAAQQQHQQQQQHQQHQHQHQQQQQQLHSPLHHHHHQGHQSHHAQQQHHPQLSPHHLLSPQQQQLAAAVAAAAQHQQQQQQQAKLMGSVVDMKPMFLGPALKPELLQAPPMHSPAQQQQQQQQQQQASPHLSLSSQHQQQQQQQQQQGQHQNHHQQQGGGGGGAGGGAQLPPHLVNGTILKTALTNPSEIVHLRHRLDSAVSSSKDRQISYEHALGMIQTLIDCDAMEDIATLPHFSEFLEDKSEISEKLCNIGDSIVHKLVSWTKKLPFYLEIPVEIHTKLLTDKWHEILILTTAAYQALHGKRRGEGGGGGSRHGSPASTPLNTPTGTPLSTPIPSPAQPLHKDDPEFVSEVNSHLSTLQTCLTTLMGQPIAMEQLKLDVGHMVDKMTQITIMFRRIKLKMEEYVCLKVYILLNKAEVELESIQERYVQVLRSYLQNSSPQNPQARLSELLSHIPEIQAAASLLLESKMFYVPFVLNSASIRXQMLEHGLLPTTANHQSAPQPPGPHPMPERQQQQQQERRRSRQQQHQLLRNLPKIKIEIGTQRDPEEGESELEQEQELEQEQEQDHELELEQEQDVPSRPSAASTSILKTSLLSGAAATLATLTAAAEQIARSSASCDTARDYSQSSNSSSSRSNSNTATAATAAIGTMASGRTGSSSNSLEESKRLEHQQQQKQQQQQQQQQQQQPQQHQQQQYTSILHTALMSQRSMPPATSPAATRTPTPTLTTAATTSPTPAHVLKTAVTLASLSEIATARQQQQQQQEQQQQQQQLLALQQQQLTKLPRRIINFGSNHTANTATKGLGVLAEAGGGAGAGAGAGAGAGAGVGMGMVTATAAATVGRSRQLGLSQGQVVNARTAARLLNGNCCGRLQATAATGASRGTNTAGSNTVNIQTQTDDELLPLLAMPPQDAPTATTTTAAAAVSLSLSATSSSSSSSSSPSTISLATRAAAAAMQQQQQWTAVSTTPATGVMMTTTTTQPQSQSQSRATLATPEQQQQQQQQQLSLPQQKQPFNTRMNRKTTTITTATTTAPTTTTATTTRNSNINFNNSNNNYMNNNNINAATARVTASVFASTSASATATPTATGPRQQPPPPPRTPTATSASVTVVVFKTMLPDD